The sequence GGCAGATTTACAGAAACGACAGTCGTTATCTTTTACATTAAATGTTAAAGATGAAGTCGTGGCAGGCTTTTTGGTTGTTACTGAGCAGGGTTTTAGAGCCTATAAGAACTCATGCCCACACTGGGGGGTTGAATTGAACTGGAAGCCGGATGAATTCTTCAATGTGGATTTGACTCATTTGATGTGCTCAGTGCATGGTGCATTATTCAAACCCGATGATGGCGAATGTATTTTTGGGCCTTGTGTCAGACAGCATTTGGAGCCGATTCCGGTCACTGTAATTGACGGTACCGTTTATTATTCCGAAAATTAGTCTGCTTGGGGGGGAATGAGTCATCTTCTGGGGTGGAGAAGGCAAGTGACAATAGTGATATCAATCCGTTAATCCTCGGTTATGACACAGAGGATTTGAATTAATTTTGTAAAGACAATGCTGGCTACATCATCAATGTCTCAGGTTGTGCGATACCTGATAAATCCGTTTTCAACTATCCATGGTCTGGTTCAGGTTTGGATGTCGAACCGTCTAAAGAAATTAAGCCCTCCATATTTGAACTATACTTATTTACGTTTTTGCAGGTTTAGCAGCGACTCCGGGCCCACTTAGAAGTGAAGAGCATTTCGACGGCAGTAATAAATTATTATGTGGTGCCGAAAAATTTTGCTTCACTCAAGCTATTCGGAGTTTTGGTGTAAAGCCTTTCCTGGATATTCATCAGGTAAGTTTAGTGCTTTCTTCCTTTAAAATTCCTTTTTATCAAGTTTACTGTCCATCAATTATGAGGGGTTAAGAATGGATATAGCGTCCTTATTAGGTTTTATCATCGGGATCGCGATCATAGTATCAGCAATTCTGGTGGGTGGGGATGTCATGATGTTTGTCGATGTTCCTTCCATTCTAATAGTATTCGGGGGAACATTTGGCGTATCTTTGATGCGAATTCCTTTAACGGATTTTTTTCGATCTTTTGGAGTAGTCGCCAAAGCGTTTTTAAATAAAAGAGACGACCCTAATTTATTGATTGAAGAAGGCGTTCGTTTATCCGACATTGCCCGAAAAAATGGTTTATTGGCTTTGGAAGGTGAAACTATTACCAATGAATTTCTAAAGAAAGGAATCGGTCTCTGCGTCGATGGACACGACCCCGCTTTTGTTAGGCGAATGCTGGAGCAGGAAATCAGTCAAATGGTATCAAGAAATGAAGTCGGCCAGGACATGTGGAAGGGTGTGGGCGATTTAGCACCTGCAATGGGCATGATCGGGACTTTGGTGGGATTGGTGCAAATGCTTGCGAATATGTCGGATCCTTCGGCTATTGGTCCTGCTATGGCAGTGGCTTTGCTGACAACGCTTTACGGCGCGATGGTGGCAAACTGTTTTGCATTGCCCATGGTCGATAAATTGTCAAAAGTATTACTTTATGAAAAAACCAACAGGGAGTTGATTATGGAAACGATCTCAGGGATACAGGAAGGTATGAATCCCAAGGTTTTGGAAGTATTATTGAATTCCTATATTTCTGATAAAAAGCGTAAAGCCCAAGATTAACAGGTGATATATGGCTGATGAATGTCCTAAATGTCCTCCGGTAGGTGCGCCTGTATGGCTAGCTACTTTTGCCGATTTGATGTCGCTATTAATGTGTTTTTTTATTCTGCTGTTGTCGATGGCAACAATGGATGCAAAAAAATTTAAAAAAATGTCCGATGAAATGCAAGATGCTTTCGGGGTGCAAAAAGATGTGCCTGCTTACGATGTCCCGATGGGAACCAGCATCATTGCGCAGCATTTTTCTCCAGCTCCGACCGAACCGACTCCACTGGAAGAGGTTAAGCAAACAACGCAGCAGCGCTCAACCACGCTGGCTGAAGATATTGATGAAAACAACATAGAAGAAATAGAACAAAAACTACTGCAAAAAAAATTGGAAGAAGTGCAAGAGCAAGCTAAAAAAATCAAAGAATCATTGAAAGATGAAATAAAACAAGGTTTGGTTTCAGTTGATGCGGTCAATCTCAATATTATTATCCGTATCGAAGAGAGAGGGTCTTTTCCTTCAGGGACGGCGGTGTTAAAAGCGGGATTTGAACCGGTTATGAAAAAGATTTCTGCAGCCGTTAATGACTCGCCCGGAAAAGTCCATGTGGCCGGACACTCAGATGATATTCCCATTTCCACGCAAACTTATCGTTCCAACTGGGAGCTATCGGCTTCCCGGGCTGTGACTGTTTCACATTTTCTTTTTGAACAGTCAGGAACCGATCCTACGCGTTTTGTGATTGAAGGTTATGCCGATACCAAGCCATTGGTGCCAAACAAAACGCAGGAAGATCGAGCCAAGAACAGAAGGGTTGAAATTGTCGTCATGCAGGATGATCCTTCTTTATCTAGGGAGCAATTCCCTCCAGCGGAATAATCAAAAGAGATTAAGCCATGCAATTTATAAACCTAGGATACTGACCATGACTCATGAAGAAGAGAGAAGACGTTTTTTCCGCATTGACGATGAAGTGAATCTTTATTACAAACCGATTGATGAAAAAATGGTCAATCGAACCAGTCATATCAGCGATAACGTGCTAGGAAACTGCTCTTTGGCTGCGGCTTTGGAAATGATGTCTCAAGAATCCAGATTCATGATGTCCCGGTTGGAAAGAAATTCTCCTGAAGTGGCTGACTATCTGAAAATCATCGACAGTAAAATCGAATTGATTGCCCAGGCGTTGATGCTGCAGGGGTCTGATTTTAAGGAAAAAGATACCATCAATGTTAACCTGAGCGCATCAGGGTTGGCTTTTGACTGCAGTGAAAAGTTAAATGTTGATGATTATCTTGAAATTAAAATGCTGCTGGTTTCCTGTATGGCGGTTATTGTAACTTACGCCAAAGTTGTTTACTGCAAGCCGAAAACTGATTCTTCTTCGGGATTCCCTTATGTGGCCGGGGTCGACTATATCAACATGAAAGATCAGGATAGAGAACTCCTGATCAAGCACATCGTCAAACGGCAAATGCAACAGATCAGAGAAAGTAAGGAAGTGCCAAAAGTTTGAGCTTCTTCACCGGATTTGAAAGTAGATCATAATGTTTTTGTCTGAAATGCAAAAAAAGATATTACAGCTTCTTGCCGATGGTGAATTTCATTCGGGTTCCAGTTTGTCAGTTGAATTAGGCGTCAGCCGGACTGCGATTTGGAAGCAATTAAGCAGTTTGAGTGAGGTCGGTCTTGAGTTGATCTCTGTTAAAGGTAAAGGCTATCGATTAACCAGACCGCTTGAGTTGCTGGATGCCACGGCTATTTTGGCAAAGCTTTCAGGTGAGGTAAATTCTTTAGTCTCGACCTTAACCGTTCACGACCAGCTAGCTTCGACCAATACCTATCTCATTGAACAAGCAAAATTGGACAGCCCGTCAGGTTCGGTTTGTCTCGCCGAGTATCAGAGTGCAGGCAGGGGCAGGCGGGGGCGCAACTGGGTGTCCCCCTTTGGTTGTAATATCTATCTTTCCGTGCTCTGGCGTTTTCAGGAAGGTCCCTCCGCTATTTCAGGATTGAGCTTGGCTGCCGGTATCGCAATAGTCCGGGCATTGAAAGCGGCAAATATTGAAGGCATAGGCCTGAAATGGCCTAACGATATCTACTGGCAGGGTCATAAGTTGGGCGGCATTCTGGTTGAGGTATCCGGCGAATCAAACGGACCTATCAGTGTCGTGACAGGAATCGGGCTGAATCTCTATATTCCTCAACAGCAGGCTCAAAAAATTGATCAGGTATGGACCGACCTGGAAAAAGTCAGTCAAACTCCTGTTTCAAGAAATCATCTCACCTCATTATTGCTTGATCATCTGTTGCCGGTTTTAAATCAGTTCAGTGTTAACGGAATTCAGGTTTACCTTGATGAATGGCGAAGTTATGATTGCCTGAAGGATCAAAATGTAACAGTTTTTATCGGTAATGAGGCGTTAACGGGGATTGCCGAAGGCATAGATGACAATGGCTTGTTTAGATTACGGGGCGAGGACGGGAAAATTAAATCCTTTGCATCGGGTGAGATCAGTTTTAGCTGCAAGAGTTAATGGATATTCTGGTTGATATAGGCAATACCCGAATTAAATGGGCCATCATGAACGATAGCGATGTGATTGCGCCTAAATTGTTGGTTCATGGTCAGGCCGATTTCGAAAAATCGCTGGAATCCGAATGGGGATCGATCGGCAATGCGCCTGAGCAAATGGCTGTCTCATGTGTCAGTGCAGAGCAGGTTAATCAATCGGTGAAACACATCGCCAAAAAACTTTGGCCTTCAATTGCCATTTACGAAGCTGAGTCTTCAGCAAACGGTCCGGGTGTCAGCAATGGCTATAAAAATCCGGCTCAGCTGGGGGTTGACCGATGGCTTGGCTTATTAGCCGCCAGGCAAATGACACGACAAGCAGTCTGCATTGCCGATTGCGGCACGGCATTAACAATTGATTTAATGAATGAACAAGGGATACATCTTGGCGGAGTCATCTGTCCCGGTTTGACGATGATGCGAATGTCTCTGTATGCAGGCACCTCCGCATTGCCTTATGATGACCAGGATTACCCCGTCGGTTTATCTGATGGGACTTTGCCTGGAATTTATAGCGGTACATTGTTAGCGGCGGCTGGATTGATCGAACAGATTGTTTCGAGGCAAACAACAAGGCCTCATA comes from Methylicorpusculum oleiharenae and encodes:
- a CDS encoding Rieske (2Fe-2S) protein, which gives rise to MKVKPDYAICELADLQKRQSLSFTLNVKDEVVAGFLVVTEQGFRAYKNSCPHWGVELNWKPDEFFNVDLTHLMCSVHGALFKPDDGECIFGPCVRQHLEPIPVTVIDGTVYYSEN
- a CDS encoding MotA/TolQ/ExbB proton channel family protein; its protein translation is MDIASLLGFIIGIAIIVSAILVGGDVMMFVDVPSILIVFGGTFGVSLMRIPLTDFFRSFGVVAKAFLNKRDDPNLLIEEGVRLSDIARKNGLLALEGETITNEFLKKGIGLCVDGHDPAFVRRMLEQEISQMVSRNEVGQDMWKGVGDLAPAMGMIGTLVGLVQMLANMSDPSAIGPAMAVALLTTLYGAMVANCFALPMVDKLSKVLLYEKTNRELIMETISGIQEGMNPKVLEVLLNSYISDKKRKAQD
- a CDS encoding MotB family protein, with the protein product MADECPKCPPVGAPVWLATFADLMSLLMCFFILLLSMATMDAKKFKKMSDEMQDAFGVQKDVPAYDVPMGTSIIAQHFSPAPTEPTPLEEVKQTTQQRSTTLAEDIDENNIEEIEQKLLQKKLEEVQEQAKKIKESLKDEIKQGLVSVDAVNLNIIIRIEERGSFPSGTAVLKAGFEPVMKKISAAVNDSPGKVHVAGHSDDIPISTQTYRSNWELSASRAVTVSHFLFEQSGTDPTRFVIEGYADTKPLVPNKTQEDRAKNRRVEIVVMQDDPSLSREQFPPAE
- a CDS encoding PilZ domain-containing protein, whose product is MTHEEERRRFFRIDDEVNLYYKPIDEKMVNRTSHISDNVLGNCSLAAALEMMSQESRFMMSRLERNSPEVADYLKIIDSKIELIAQALMLQGSDFKEKDTINVNLSASGLAFDCSEKLNVDDYLEIKMLLVSCMAVIVTYAKVVYCKPKTDSSSGFPYVAGVDYINMKDQDRELLIKHIVKRQMQQIRESKEVPKV
- the birA gene encoding bifunctional biotin--[acetyl-CoA-carboxylase] ligase/biotin operon repressor BirA gives rise to the protein MFLSEMQKKILQLLADGEFHSGSSLSVELGVSRTAIWKQLSSLSEVGLELISVKGKGYRLTRPLELLDATAILAKLSGEVNSLVSTLTVHDQLASTNTYLIEQAKLDSPSGSVCLAEYQSAGRGRRGRNWVSPFGCNIYLSVLWRFQEGPSAISGLSLAAGIAIVRALKAANIEGIGLKWPNDIYWQGHKLGGILVEVSGESNGPISVVTGIGLNLYIPQQQAQKIDQVWTDLEKVSQTPVSRNHLTSLLLDHLLPVLNQFSVNGIQVYLDEWRSYDCLKDQNVTVFIGNEALTGIAEGIDDNGLFRLRGEDGKIKSFASGEISFSCKS
- a CDS encoding type III pantothenate kinase — translated: MDILVDIGNTRIKWAIMNDSDVIAPKLLVHGQADFEKSLESEWGSIGNAPEQMAVSCVSAEQVNQSVKHIAKKLWPSIAIYEAESSANGPGVSNGYKNPAQLGVDRWLGLLAARQMTRQAVCIADCGTALTIDLMNEQGIHLGGVICPGLTMMRMSLYAGTSALPYDDQDYPVGLSDGTLPGIYSGTLLAAAGLIEQIVSRQTTRPHILLTGGDATKLAAYLGYQSNLVPDLVLKGLGIFLKTV